A window of the Cuculus canorus isolate bCucCan1 chromosome 3, bCucCan1.pri, whole genome shotgun sequence genome harbors these coding sequences:
- the TBPL1 gene encoding TATA box-binding protein-like 1 — MDADSDVALDILITNVVCVFRTRCHLNLRKIALEGANVIYKRDVGKVLMKLRKPRITATIWSSGKVICTGATSEEEAKFGARRLARSLQKLGFQVIFTDFKVVNVLAVCNMPFEIRLPEFTKKNRPHASYEPELHPAVCYRMKTLRATLQIFSTGSITVTGPNVKAVASAVEQIYPFVFESRK; from the exons ATGGATGCAGACAGTGATGTTGCATTGGACATTTTAATCACAAATGTAGTGTGTGTTTTTAGAACAAGATGTCATTTAAACTTGAGGAAGATTGCATTAGAGGGAGCAAATGTGATATACAAGCGTGATGTTGGG aaaGTATTAATGAAGCTTAGGAAACCTAGGATTACGGCCACGATTTGGTCCTCAGGAAAAGTTATTTGCACAGGAGCCACAAG TGAAGAAGAAGCTAAATTTGGTGCCAGACGATTAGCTCGTAGTCTACAGAAACTAGGTTTTCAG gtaattttcacagattttaaagTTGTGAATGTTTTAGCAGTGTGCAACATGCCCTTTGAGATCAGATTGCCAGAATTTACGAAGAAAAACAGACCTCATGCAAG ttatgAACCAGAACTTCATCCTGCTGTGTGTTACAGAATGAAAACTCTCAGAGCTACCTTACAGATTTTTTCCACAGGCAGCATCACAGTTACAG GGCCAAACGTAAAGGCTGTTGCCAGTGCTGTGGAACAGATTTACCCATTCGTGTttgaaagcaggaaataa